The following proteins are co-located in the Labrys monachus genome:
- a CDS encoding PAS domain-containing sensor histidine kinase: MEPLLRKTVPILIVAFLVTMALAAFIQARDMRSRMIDDAGGNLDLVVSVAAAKLSAIVARTGKAPVMAAISAPESITLAIVTPQGRPLDQTGHAGDLIRAVGSLANGQTLVTLDGDPLLASIGSSEGFRIIAAEPLGDILARWYTLVALLTLFTVTTGGVLLILGFAYYWQASRARRADDIYNAVRERLETALSRGRSGLWDWDLDAGRVFWSDSMFQLLGYEPQDDLLVHDDIDRLIHVDDGGLQSLSAELRAKNPPVLIDRRFRMRCANGEWICVRARGELVFGPRGGKRLIGIVVDETEERRFAEKTQRADLRLRDAIEAISEAFVLWDANNRLVICNSKFQALHGLSDDLTRPGTHYSAIVGTGAQPVVRTNMPADGQIERGARTFEAQLQDGRWLTINERRTKDGGYVSVGTDISSLKEQQAKLLDGERSLIGMIADLKRSRQVLERQAQELAELAEKYAEEKIKAESANRAKSEFLANMSHELRTPLNAIIGFSELMESGTFGSLGQPRYVGYCRDINDSGRYLLNFVDDILEMSKIEAGEVELQRENFAVDRLLAELLRSARPDIEAKRLVVHPAWQNGVDLVADRRALRLILRNLLSNAVKFTPEGGKIGLRIRQRSGKVAIYVEDTGIGIPAGAIGKLGRPFEQVQTQFTKTHKGSGLGLSIAKSLVELHGGSIHIRSAVNVGTVVMVVLPALGGQRQAPNIREPMMRAGLRRIPATATLH; the protein is encoded by the coding sequence ATGGAACCGCTGCTGCGCAAGACGGTGCCGATTCTCATCGTCGCCTTTCTGGTCACGATGGCGCTCGCCGCCTTCATCCAGGCGCGCGACATGCGCAGCCGCATGATCGACGACGCTGGCGGCAATCTCGATTTGGTGGTCTCCGTCGCGGCCGCCAAGCTGAGCGCCATCGTCGCCCGGACCGGCAAGGCCCCTGTCATGGCCGCGATCTCCGCGCCGGAATCGATCACGCTCGCCATCGTCACGCCGCAGGGCCGGCCGCTCGACCAGACCGGCCATGCCGGCGACCTCATCCGCGCCGTCGGCAGTCTCGCCAACGGCCAGACCCTCGTCACGCTCGACGGCGATCCGCTGCTCGCCTCGATCGGTAGCAGCGAAGGCTTCCGCATCATCGCCGCCGAGCCGCTCGGGGACATCCTCGCCCGCTGGTACACGCTCGTCGCCCTGCTCACCCTGTTCACCGTCACCACCGGCGGCGTCCTCCTCATCCTGGGCTTCGCCTATTACTGGCAGGCGTCGCGGGCGAGGCGGGCGGACGATATCTACAACGCCGTGCGGGAGAGGCTCGAAACGGCGCTCAGCCGCGGCCGTTCGGGCCTGTGGGACTGGGACCTCGACGCCGGCCGGGTGTTCTGGTCGGATTCGATGTTCCAGCTGCTCGGCTACGAACCGCAGGACGATCTGCTCGTCCATGACGATATCGACCGCCTCATCCATGTCGACGACGGCGGGCTGCAATCGCTTTCGGCCGAGCTGCGCGCCAAGAATCCCCCCGTGCTGATCGACCGGCGCTTCCGCATGCGCTGCGCCAATGGCGAGTGGATCTGCGTCCGGGCGCGGGGCGAACTGGTTTTCGGCCCGCGCGGCGGCAAAAGGCTCATCGGCATCGTCGTCGACGAGACGGAGGAGCGCCGCTTCGCCGAGAAGACCCAACGCGCCGACCTGCGCCTGCGCGATGCGATCGAGGCGATCTCGGAGGCCTTCGTGCTGTGGGACGCCAACAACCGGCTCGTCATCTGCAATTCCAAGTTCCAGGCACTGCACGGCCTGTCCGACGACCTGACGAGGCCGGGCACGCATTACAGCGCCATCGTCGGCACCGGGGCCCAGCCGGTGGTGCGCACCAACATGCCGGCCGACGGACAGATCGAGCGTGGCGCGCGCACCTTCGAGGCGCAGCTTCAGGACGGACGCTGGCTCACCATCAACGAGCGGCGCACCAAGGACGGCGGCTATGTCTCCGTCGGCACCGACATCTCCTCGCTGAAGGAGCAGCAGGCCAAGCTGCTCGACGGCGAGCGCAGCCTCATCGGCATGATCGCCGACCTCAAGCGCTCGCGCCAGGTGCTCGAACGCCAGGCCCAGGAACTGGCCGAGCTGGCCGAGAAATATGCCGAGGAGAAGATCAAGGCCGAATCCGCCAATCGCGCCAAGTCGGAATTCCTCGCCAATATGAGCCATGAGCTGCGCACGCCGCTCAATGCGATCATCGGCTTCTCCGAGCTGATGGAGAGCGGCACCTTCGGCTCGCTGGGCCAGCCGCGCTATGTCGGCTATTGCCGCGACATCAACGACAGCGGCCGCTATCTCCTCAATTTCGTCGACGACATCCTCGAAATGTCGAAGATCGAAGCGGGCGAGGTCGAGCTCCAGCGCGAGAACTTCGCCGTCGACCGCCTGCTGGCCGAATTGCTGCGCTCCGCACGCCCTGACATCGAGGCCAAAAGGCTCGTCGTCCACCCCGCCTGGCAGAACGGGGTCGACCTCGTCGCCGACAGGCGGGCCTTGCGGCTGATCCTGCGCAATCTCCTGTCCAACGCGGTCAAGTTCACGCCGGAGGGCGGCAAGATCGGCCTGCGCATCCGCCAGCGCAGCGGCAAGGTGGCGATCTATGTCGAGGATACCGGCATCGGCATTCCCGCCGGGGCGATCGGCAAGCTCGGCCGCCCCTTCGAACAGGTCCAGACCCAGTTCACCAAGACCCATAAGGGATCGGGTCTCGGCCTTTCGATCGCCAAGTCGCTGGTCGAGCTCCATGGCGGCTCGATCCATATCCGCTCGGCGGTGAATGTCGGCACGGTGGTGATGGTCGTCCTGCCGGCGCTCGGCGGGCAGCGGCAGGCGCCGAACATTCGGGAGCCGATGATGCGCGCGGGGCTGAGGCGCATACCGGCGACGGCCACGCTGCACTGA
- the clpS gene encoding ATP-dependent Clp protease adapter ClpS produces MSDTALNPRTKILAKIQRPHLHKVILVNDDYTPREFVVQILKGEFRMNESQAYRVMLTAHQKGVCVVAVFAKDIAETKATRATDAARSLGYPLLFTTEPEE; encoded by the coding sequence ATGAGTGACACTGCTCTCAATCCCCGCACCAAGATCCTCGCCAAGATCCAGCGTCCGCATCTTCACAAGGTCATCCTGGTGAATGACGACTACACGCCGCGGGAATTCGTGGTCCAGATCCTGAAGGGCGAGTTCAGGATGAACGAATCGCAGGCCTATCGGGTCATGCTGACGGCTCACCAGAAAGGCGTGTGCGTCGTCGCCGTCTTCGCCAAGGACATCGCCGAAACCAAGGCGACCCGCGCGACGGACGCGGCCCGAAGCCTGGGCTATCCGCTGCTGTTCACCACCGAGCCGGAAGAGTAG